Proteins co-encoded in one Kribbella solani genomic window:
- a CDS encoding thiamine pyrophosphate-dependent enzyme, whose product MTTVEERLLPSADPVCLIDQHGVPHHHPSYELPTKDALLDGYARLVKGRRFNDQASALVRQGRLAVYPSSHGQEACQLAATMVLREGDWLFPTYRDSVSIVSRGVDPIETLTLLRGDWHSGYDPYQHNVAPQSTPLATQLPHAVGVAHAARLKGEDTVVMALVGDGGTSEGDFHEALNFAAVFHAPVVFFIQNNEYAISVPLSKQSAAPSLAHKGIGYGVPGERADGNDLAGLLAVLGRAVAKARAGEGPQLIEAHTYRVQAHTNADDATRYRKDAEVAPWLDRDPIQRLTTYLEQQGWLDDGVKERAEAGAVEVAAELRAGLMPEPEVDPAELFTHLYATETQQLREQAALLRDELTREEA is encoded by the coding sequence ATGACTACCGTCGAAGAGCGTTTGCTCCCTTCCGCGGACCCCGTCTGTCTGATCGATCAGCACGGTGTGCCGCACCATCACCCGTCGTACGAGCTGCCCACCAAGGACGCTCTCCTCGACGGTTACGCACGGTTGGTCAAGGGCCGCCGGTTCAACGACCAGGCCAGTGCCCTCGTACGCCAAGGCCGGCTCGCCGTGTACCCGTCGTCGCACGGCCAGGAGGCCTGCCAGCTCGCGGCCACGATGGTCCTGCGGGAAGGCGATTGGCTGTTCCCGACGTACCGCGATTCGGTGTCGATCGTGAGCCGTGGCGTCGACCCGATCGAGACCCTGACGCTGCTTCGCGGCGACTGGCACTCGGGCTACGACCCGTACCAGCACAATGTCGCGCCGCAGTCCACGCCGCTCGCCACCCAGCTGCCGCACGCGGTCGGTGTCGCGCACGCGGCCCGGCTGAAGGGCGAGGACACCGTGGTGATGGCGCTGGTCGGCGACGGCGGCACGAGCGAGGGCGACTTCCACGAAGCCCTGAACTTCGCGGCCGTGTTCCACGCGCCGGTGGTGTTCTTCATCCAGAACAACGAGTACGCGATCTCGGTCCCGCTGTCCAAGCAGAGCGCCGCGCCATCCCTTGCCCACAAGGGGATCGGGTACGGCGTACCGGGTGAACGTGCCGATGGCAACGATCTGGCCGGGCTGCTCGCCGTACTCGGTCGCGCGGTGGCGAAGGCTCGCGCGGGCGAAGGTCCGCAGCTGATCGAGGCGCACACCTACCGGGTCCAGGCGCACACGAACGCCGACGACGCGACCCGCTACCGCAAGGACGCCGAGGTCGCGCCGTGGCTCGACCGCGACCCGATCCAGCGACTGACGACCTACCTGGAGCAGCAGGGCTGGCTGGACGACGGCGTGAAGGAGCGCGCCGAGGCGGGCGCGGTCGAGGTCGCCGCCGAACTGCGCGCCGGGCTGATGCCGGAGCCGGAGGTGGACCCGGCGGAGCTGTTCACCCACCTGTACGCCACGGAGACCCAGCAACTGCGCGAACAGGCCGCGCTCCTGCGCGACGAGCTGACCCGAGAAGAGGCCTGA
- a CDS encoding alpha-ketoacid dehydrogenase subunit beta, whose translation MTHTKISMAQALNQALRDAMAADERVVMFGEDVGALGGVFRITDGLTAEFGEYRCFDTPLAEAGIVGMAVGMAMNGMRPVVEMQFDAFGYPAFEQVVSHVAKMRNRTRGKVSLPMVLRIPYGGGIGGVEHHSDSSESYYAHTPGLTVVTPATVADAYALLREAIEYPDPVVFMEPKKLYWAKEEVDLTEAQPGIGTAVVRREGADATLIAYGPAVPVALEAAEVAAAEGRQLTVVDVRSVVPFDDETVCAAVRRTGRAVVVAEATGFASVSSEIVARVTEKCFHSLAAPVRRVTAFDIPFPPPKLEKYQLPSVDRILDAVDDLQWEDS comes from the coding sequence ATGACGCATACGAAGATCTCCATGGCTCAAGCGCTCAACCAGGCGCTCCGCGACGCGATGGCGGCCGACGAACGGGTGGTGATGTTCGGTGAGGACGTCGGCGCGCTCGGCGGCGTCTTCCGGATCACCGACGGGCTGACCGCCGAGTTCGGCGAGTACCGGTGCTTCGACACCCCGTTGGCCGAGGCCGGCATCGTCGGGATGGCGGTCGGGATGGCGATGAACGGGATGCGCCCGGTGGTCGAGATGCAGTTCGACGCGTTCGGGTACCCGGCGTTCGAGCAGGTCGTCTCGCATGTCGCCAAGATGCGCAACCGTACCCGCGGCAAGGTTTCGCTGCCGATGGTGCTGCGGATTCCGTACGGCGGCGGCATCGGCGGCGTCGAGCACCACAGCGACTCGTCGGAGAGCTACTACGCGCATACCCCGGGTCTGACCGTGGTCACGCCGGCGACGGTCGCGGACGCGTACGCGTTGTTGCGCGAGGCAATCGAATACCCGGACCCGGTGGTGTTCATGGAGCCGAAGAAGCTTTACTGGGCGAAAGAAGAGGTCGATCTGACCGAAGCACAGCCAGGGATCGGCACCGCCGTCGTACGCCGGGAAGGCGCCGACGCGACGCTGATCGCGTACGGTCCCGCGGTACCGGTCGCGCTGGAAGCGGCCGAGGTCGCGGCGGCCGAGGGGCGGCAGCTGACCGTGGTGGATGTGCGGTCGGTGGTTCCGTTCGACGACGAGACGGTGTGCGCGGCCGTACGCCGGACGGGGCGCGCGGTCGTGGTCGCGGAGGCGACCGGGTTCGCGAGCGTGTCGTCGGAGATCGTCGCGCGGGTGACCGAGAAGTGCTTCCACTCGCTCGCCGCGCCGGTACGCCGGGTGACCGCGTTCGACATTCCGTTCCCGCCGCCGAAGCTGGAGAAGTACCAGCTGCCCAGCGTGGATCGGATCCTGGACGCGGTCGACGATCTGCAGTGGGAGGACTCGTGA
- a CDS encoding 2-oxo acid dehydrogenase subunit E2, translating to MNTFLLPDLGEGLTEAEVVRWLVKVGDVIGVDTPVAEVETAKSIVELPSPYAGVIEALHGEPGTTVLVGKPLITVADAAGAGAGAAAGAAYREEERAGSGNVLVGYGTAESGTVGRRRRRRGVEPPVSGTKLAHGDGNVPESRPERSAGRSVPLVISPLVRRLARDAGVELREVIGSGPDGLIVRRDVERAIAARTPTEPSPLPAPSTLPEGSMLPARASAGWGAASVVGSRVGLGELRRTPMSGFRKAVVATLTRSRTEIPEATTWVDVDATALIELRESLRTATDPGPGLLALMARFVVVGLVKHPELNGYVDVEREELVQYAGVNLGLAAQTDRGLVVPAVPNAHTLTARGLDGEIRRLTAAARDGRLTQQELTSGTFTLNNYGSFGVDGSAAIINHPQVAILGVGRIIDRPWVVDGQLAVRKLTQLSLVFDHRVCDGGTAAAFLRFIADTFENPSTALADL from the coding sequence GTGAACACCTTTCTGCTGCCGGACCTCGGCGAGGGACTGACCGAGGCGGAGGTCGTGCGCTGGCTGGTGAAGGTCGGCGACGTGATCGGGGTCGACACACCGGTCGCGGAGGTGGAGACCGCGAAGTCGATCGTCGAACTGCCGTCGCCGTACGCGGGGGTGATCGAAGCACTGCATGGCGAGCCGGGGACCACGGTTCTGGTGGGGAAGCCGTTGATCACGGTCGCGGACGCCGCCGGGGCCGGGGCGGGTGCTGCGGCCGGGGCCGCGTACCGGGAAGAGGAGCGGGCCGGGTCGGGGAATGTGCTGGTGGGGTACGGGACCGCGGAGAGCGGGACCGTCGGGCGCCGGCGGAGGCGGCGCGGGGTGGAACCGCCGGTTTCCGGAACAAAACTGGCGCATGGTGACGGAAATGTTCCGGAAAGCCGGCCCGAGCGTAGTGCTGGCCGGTCGGTGCCGTTGGTGATTTCGCCGTTGGTACGGCGGCTGGCGCGCGACGCGGGGGTCGAACTACGCGAGGTGATCGGGTCCGGGCCGGACGGGTTGATCGTGCGCCGCGATGTCGAGCGCGCGATCGCGGCCCGTACGCCGACCGAGCCGAGCCCGCTGCCCGCGCCGAGCACGCTGCCCGAGGGGAGCATGCTTCCCGCGCGAGCGTCGGCGGGGTGGGGCGCGGCGTCCGTTGTAGGTTCGCGGGTCGGGTTGGGGGAGTTGCGGCGTACGCCGATGAGCGGATTCCGGAAGGCTGTTGTCGCGACGCTGACGCGGAGTCGTACGGAGATCCCCGAAGCCACCACCTGGGTGGACGTGGACGCTACCGCGCTGATCGAGTTGCGGGAATCGTTGCGGACGGCAACTGACCCGGGGCCGGGGTTGCTGGCGCTGATGGCCCGGTTCGTGGTGGTCGGGCTGGTGAAGCACCCGGAGCTCAACGGGTACGTGGATGTCGAGCGGGAGGAACTTGTCCAGTACGCCGGGGTGAACCTCGGGCTGGCGGCGCAGACCGATCGGGGTCTGGTCGTGCCGGCGGTGCCGAACGCGCACACGCTGACCGCGCGGGGGCTGGACGGGGAGATCCGGCGGTTGACCGCGGCGGCGCGAGACGGGCGGCTGACGCAGCAGGAGCTGACTTCCGGGACGTTCACGCTGAACAACTACGGAAGCTTCGGTGTTGATGGGAGCGCGGCGATCATCAACCATCCCCAGGTCGCGATCCTCGGCGTCGGCCGGATCATCGACCGGCCGTGGGTGGTCGACGGTCAGCTCGCGGTCCGCAAACTCACCCAACTCTCCCTCGTCTTCGACCACCGAGTCTGCGACGGCGGCACCGCCGCCGCCTTCCTCCGCTTCATCGCCGACACCTTCGAAAACCCATCCACCGCCCTCGCCGACCTGTAG
- a CDS encoding TetR/AcrR family transcriptional regulator C-terminal domain-containing protein, which produces MRAADRSTVLGSVWLRDEPEPTRAPLTRAEIVTTAIHLLDRDGLDRFSMRTMAAELGTAATSALYWRIATKDDLLELVVDEILALDNPLTLNQEPPAQLATEQLTPKGAAPGRRAAGQVARGNAVPRRGDWRDRVSEVVHAAYWALSEHPWAAQLLPTHAGLGPNYQALTESVQQILTEARFKGTHLDAAMSAIFHYLIGSAVTDAAWRAVVRRSGLPESTWAQQSADRIGVDPTHLTAYLNPQSQAGPQSRFTTGLRAILTALRPRQLS; this is translated from the coding sequence GTGCGTGCTGCGGATCGATCAACAGTGCTGGGCTCGGTGTGGCTGCGCGACGAGCCCGAGCCGACCCGGGCACCGCTGACCCGAGCCGAAATCGTCACGACCGCGATCCATCTACTCGACCGCGACGGCCTGGACAGGTTCTCCATGCGAACAATGGCGGCCGAGCTGGGCACGGCTGCAACCTCCGCCCTCTACTGGCGAATAGCCACCAAGGACGACCTCCTCGAACTCGTAGTAGACGAGATCCTCGCGCTCGACAACCCCCTCACCCTCAACCAGGAGCCCCCCGCACAACTGGCAACCGAACAGCTGACCCCGAAGGGCGCCGCACCAGGACGTAGAGCTGCGGGGCAGGTGGCGAGGGGGAACGCCGTCCCGAGGCGGGGGGATTGGCGGGACAGAGTGAGTGAGGTGGTGCACGCGGCGTACTGGGCGTTGTCGGAGCATCCTTGGGCCGCGCAGTTGCTGCCGACGCATGCGGGACTCGGACCGAACTACCAGGCGCTCACCGAGTCCGTACAGCAGATCCTGACCGAGGCCCGGTTCAAGGGCACCCACCTCGACGCGGCGATGTCCGCGATCTTCCACTACCTGATCGGATCAGCAGTCACCGACGCGGCCTGGCGCGCGGTGGTCCGCCGCAGCGGCCTGCCCGAATCCACCTGGGCCCAACAATCAGCCGACCGAATCGGCGTCGACCCCACCCACCTGACCGCCTACCTGAACCCCCAAAGCCAAGCCGGCCCCCAGTCCCGCTTCACCACCGGCCTCCGAGCAATCCTCACCGCCCTCCGCCCCCGCCAACTCTCCTAA
- a CDS encoding abortive phage infection protein, translated as MRNEIHAIRDRLHASWVSLYGSDVRRLIGTAKVVLDAGMTVSIQPRSFDEPQVAALEKLRKVAVKAERLRRRYDNEVILVIGCEFMLFTPDIAMGATFAERVAYLSRPDLDRVALQRRFQAFCAKMVKVARDNFDGRITYGAASDLEQVDWSRFDIVGLDYYSYHANRAGHTKELARFRQWNKPILILEFGCCTFTGAAKVGGMGWDIVDYSGDVPVIPPQYVRDEQEQADHLANMLGVFAAEGFLGASPYTFISPDAPHRPHDRPHDEDIAAYSLCKVYRSDDTNPASRYHWRPKKSFHAVSRIYGAC; from the coding sequence GTGCGGAATGAGATTCACGCCATCCGGGATCGGCTGCATGCGAGCTGGGTGAGTCTCTACGGCAGCGACGTACGACGCCTGATCGGGACCGCGAAGGTGGTGCTCGATGCGGGGATGACGGTGTCGATCCAGCCGCGGTCGTTCGACGAACCGCAGGTGGCGGCGCTCGAGAAGCTTCGCAAGGTGGCGGTCAAGGCGGAACGACTCCGGCGGCGGTACGACAACGAGGTGATCCTGGTGATCGGCTGTGAGTTCATGCTGTTCACGCCGGACATCGCGATGGGCGCGACGTTCGCCGAGCGGGTCGCGTACCTGAGCCGTCCGGACCTGGATCGGGTCGCCCTGCAGCGCCGGTTCCAGGCCTTCTGCGCGAAGATGGTGAAGGTTGCCCGCGACAACTTCGACGGGCGGATCACGTACGGCGCCGCGAGTGATCTCGAACAAGTCGACTGGTCGCGCTTCGACATCGTCGGCCTGGACTACTACTCGTACCACGCGAACCGCGCCGGTCACACCAAGGAACTCGCACGGTTCCGGCAATGGAACAAGCCGATCCTGATCCTGGAGTTCGGCTGCTGCACGTTCACCGGGGCGGCGAAGGTCGGTGGGATGGGGTGGGACATCGTCGACTACAGCGGCGACGTTCCGGTCATCCCACCGCAGTACGTGCGCGACGAGCAGGAGCAGGCGGACCACCTGGCGAACATGCTGGGTGTGTTCGCGGCCGAGGGCTTTCTGGGCGCTTCGCCGTACACGTTCATCTCGCCGGACGCGCCGCACCGGCCGCACGATCGCCCGCACGACGAGGACATCGCGGCGTACAGCCTGTGCAAGGTGTACCGATCCGATGACACCAATCCGGCCTCCCGATACCACTGGCGCCCGAAGAAGTCGTTTCACGCGGTCTCCCGCATCTACGGCGCCTGCTAG
- a CDS encoding MarR family transcriptional regulator, which translates to MGVPDDAAAARAQGWRTLAALHARIEDELERALQKQHGLSVSEYSVLDVLARQDDYHLRMNQLSNAVVLSQSATTRLVNRLEDRMLLQRYLCPDDRRGIYTEVTLAGRNLLEQAQPTHDAVLTSALDQASALPELSPLVKALGTLPLMV; encoded by the coding sequence GTGGGAGTGCCGGATGATGCCGCGGCGGCGCGGGCGCAGGGGTGGCGGACCCTGGCGGCCTTGCATGCCCGGATCGAGGACGAGCTGGAGCGCGCGCTGCAGAAGCAGCATGGGTTGTCAGTGAGTGAGTACAGCGTGCTGGACGTGCTGGCCCGGCAGGACGACTACCACCTGCGGATGAACCAGCTGTCGAACGCGGTGGTGCTCAGCCAGTCAGCCACTACCCGGCTGGTGAACCGGTTGGAGGACCGCATGCTGCTCCAGCGGTACCTGTGCCCGGACGACCGCCGTGGCATCTACACGGAGGTCACGCTGGCCGGCCGGAACTTGCTCGAACAGGCACAGCCGACCCACGACGCCGTACTGACGTCCGCGCTGGACCAGGCGTCCGCGCTGCCTGAGCTGTCCCCTTTGGTGAAGGCCCTCGGGACGCTCCCGCTGATGGTGTGA
- a CDS encoding DUF3099 domain-containing protein: MARYNNRKVYFWLMGSCLTLIGLAWFVVRLFSIPAAIGMSAVAAVLPPVAVIMANWGQDKR, from the coding sequence ATGGCCCGGTACAACAACCGCAAGGTGTACTTCTGGCTGATGGGGAGTTGTCTGACCCTGATCGGGCTGGCCTGGTTCGTGGTGCGGCTGTTCTCGATCCCGGCCGCGATCGGGATGAGCGCGGTCGCCGCCGTGCTGCCACCGGTCGCGGTGATCATGGCGAACTGGGGTCAGGACAAGCGCTGA
- a CDS encoding LysR family transcriptional regulator, translated as MATLRQLEYLVAVVDQGSFTKAAELLHVTQPALSHQIRALERSAGGPLLERLPRAVRLTPAGRAMLPHARATLADAERARCAARQAAGLEAGELQIATLYSITLGVLPAALRRWRQTHPNVGIRLLEHRHTDELVDAMYAGQADLAVGPEPANWTGRTHVLGTEELVVVVAANDPAGSGDTIELHELADRAWVHYAPNHGLADVLDQACTQAGFEPRIAVRTEQTAAAPALAAAGLGPALVPDNILPKDFDGHILHPLPPVRRTLMAYTRGEPDPLAAAFIDVLFRATTART; from the coding sequence ATGGCAACCTTGAGGCAGCTCGAGTACCTGGTCGCGGTGGTCGACCAGGGTTCGTTCACGAAGGCCGCCGAGCTCCTGCACGTCACGCAGCCGGCGCTCTCGCACCAGATCCGCGCCCTGGAGCGATCCGCCGGTGGACCGCTGCTCGAACGGCTCCCCCGCGCCGTTCGCCTCACCCCGGCCGGCCGGGCGATGCTTCCGCACGCCCGCGCCACGCTGGCCGACGCGGAACGCGCCCGCTGCGCCGCGCGCCAAGCCGCCGGGCTCGAGGCCGGCGAGCTACAGATCGCGACCCTGTACTCGATCACCCTCGGCGTACTGCCCGCGGCGCTGCGCCGATGGCGGCAGACCCACCCGAATGTCGGCATCCGCCTGTTAGAGCACCGCCACACCGATGAACTCGTCGACGCGATGTACGCCGGCCAGGCCGATCTCGCCGTCGGCCCCGAACCGGCGAACTGGACCGGCCGCACCCATGTACTCGGCACCGAGGAACTGGTGGTCGTTGTCGCCGCCAACGATCCGGCCGGATCGGGAGACACGATCGAACTGCACGAGCTGGCCGACCGCGCCTGGGTCCATTACGCGCCGAATCACGGGCTCGCCGATGTCCTCGATCAGGCCTGTACACAGGCCGGTTTCGAACCACGGATCGCCGTCCGTACCGAGCAGACCGCCGCGGCACCCGCGCTCGCGGCCGCCGGACTGGGGCCCGCGCTCGTCCCGGACAACATCCTCCCGAAGGACTTCGACGGCCACATCCTGCATCCGCTGCCGCCCGTACGCCGCACCCTGATGGCGTACACGCGCGGCGAGCCGGACCCGCTCGCGGCGGCGTTCATCGACGTCCTGTTCCGCGCGACCACAGCGCGGACCTGA
- a CDS encoding SDR family oxidoreductase: protein MENVALVVGARGVIGTNLVEHLASLPDWKVIGLSRRGGTDVPGRVRHVAVDLLDPDDTRTRLSGLTDVTHVFYVAYQDRPSWAELVAPNLAMLVNVVDAIEPVARGLRHVSLMQGYKVYGAHLGPFKTPAREDDPPHLPPEFNVDQQRFLAERQQGKAWTWSALRPSVVGGSALGNPMNLAVAIAVYASMSKELGVPLRFPGKPGAYDALLELTDAGLLAKATVWAATTPAAANEAFNITNGDLFRWSELWPKLAAWFGLEVALPLKMSLQDVMADKEQVWKQMQATHGLAATSYAEVSSWPFADFVFGWDYDFFADSSKSRRAGFHEYVGTEQMFYRIFEDLRRRRIIP from the coding sequence ATGGAGAACGTTGCGCTGGTGGTCGGAGCCCGCGGGGTGATCGGGACGAATCTGGTCGAGCATCTGGCGTCGCTGCCGGACTGGAAGGTGATCGGTTTGTCGCGGCGCGGCGGCACCGACGTACCCGGCCGGGTGCGGCACGTTGCCGTCGATCTGCTCGATCCGGACGACACCCGTACGCGGCTGTCCGGGCTGACCGACGTGACGCATGTCTTCTACGTCGCGTACCAGGATCGGCCGAGCTGGGCCGAGTTGGTGGCGCCGAACCTGGCGATGCTGGTCAACGTCGTCGATGCGATCGAACCGGTCGCGCGAGGGTTGCGGCATGTCAGCCTGATGCAGGGCTACAAGGTGTACGGCGCGCATCTCGGACCGTTCAAGACGCCGGCCCGGGAAGACGATCCGCCGCATCTGCCGCCTGAGTTCAACGTCGATCAGCAGCGGTTCCTGGCGGAGCGGCAGCAGGGCAAGGCGTGGACGTGGTCGGCGTTGCGGCCGTCGGTGGTCGGCGGGTCCGCGCTCGGCAACCCGATGAATCTCGCGGTCGCGATCGCCGTGTACGCGTCGATGTCGAAGGAGCTGGGGGTGCCGCTCCGGTTCCCGGGCAAGCCGGGCGCGTACGACGCGCTGCTCGAGCTGACCGATGCCGGTTTGTTGGCGAAGGCAACGGTGTGGGCGGCGACCACCCCGGCCGCGGCGAACGAGGCGTTCAACATCACCAACGGCGATCTGTTCCGGTGGAGCGAGTTGTGGCCGAAGCTGGCGGCCTGGTTTGGGCTGGAGGTCGCGCTGCCGCTGAAAATGTCGCTGCAGGACGTGATGGCCGACAAGGAGCAGGTCTGGAAACAGATGCAGGCGACGCACGGGCTGGCCGCGACCTCGTACGCCGAGGTGTCGTCCTGGCCGTTCGCGGACTTCGTCTTCGGCTGGGACTACGACTTCTTCGCCGACTCGTCCAAGTCCCGCCGGGCCGGCTTCCACGAGTACGTCGGCACCGAGCAGATGTTCTACCGCATCTTCGAAGATCTCCGCAGGCGGCGGATCATCCCCTGA
- a CDS encoding helix-turn-helix domain-containing protein, with the protein MGAGRVLGTNLRARRDEQGISLSELARRSGIAKGTLSQLESGAGNPTIETVFSLSNALGVPVSALLAESSAAGVVLVRSAEVDVLSGDAIDLRMLRRLEHPGGLFEIYNQEIRPDAVQHSDGHPGTEHHIVLTGRLRITAHGKTEELGPGDYLAFRAAGPHGYEAVGGPVRSVLLLEYPPDVYPAAAGGPHLG; encoded by the coding sequence ATGGGTGCGGGAAGAGTGCTCGGTACGAACTTGCGGGCGCGGCGGGACGAGCAGGGGATCTCGCTGTCCGAGCTGGCTCGGCGGTCCGGGATCGCGAAGGGGACGCTGTCGCAGCTGGAGTCCGGCGCGGGGAACCCGACGATCGAAACAGTGTTCAGTTTGTCGAACGCTCTCGGCGTACCGGTGTCGGCGCTGCTGGCCGAGTCGTCGGCCGCCGGCGTGGTCCTGGTCCGGTCCGCCGAGGTCGACGTACTGTCCGGTGACGCGATCGACCTGCGGATGCTCCGGCGGCTCGAACACCCGGGCGGGCTGTTCGAGATCTACAACCAGGAGATCCGGCCGGACGCGGTCCAGCACTCCGACGGCCACCCGGGTACCGAGCACCACATCGTGCTGACCGGACGCCTGCGGATCACCGCGCACGGCAAGACCGAAGAGCTCGGACCGGGGGATTACCTGGCGTTCCGGGCCGCGGGGCCGCACGGGTACGAGGCGGTCGGCGGGCCGGTGCGATCGGTGCTGCTGCTGGAGTACCCACCGGACGTGTACCCGGCCGCCGCGGGCGGACCGCACCTCGGCTGA
- a CDS encoding NAD(P)/FAD-dependent oxidoreductase has product MRRSATPDVVVVGAGMIGAACAEALSAAGVRVLVIDRDGPAGGTTAAGEGNVLVSDKAPGPELQLAVASRAEWDVVRDRLPEPVADIEWESKGGVVVATGDPEPLTAFAAEQRTAGVVARVITPAEAFELEPLLTPRVTVGVHYPDDAQVQPVLAATALLAAVRARGGEVRSGVTALGIRQSGGRVVGVDTSAGDIACGAVLNACGPWAGAFGAAAGTPIEVLPRRGMILVTAPLPECVRHKVYDADYVGAVGSGDADLQTSTVVESTRGGTVLIGSSRERIGFDDTIRVRVLRELARKAIGLFPFLGDVPVLRAYGGFRPYAPDHLPVIGDDPRVAGLWHATGHEGAGIGLAPATGRLITEQFLGLAPHVDPAPFRVDRAAVIAV; this is encoded by the coding sequence ATGCGCCGGTCCGCGACACCCGACGTGGTCGTGGTCGGCGCGGGCATGATCGGCGCGGCCTGCGCCGAGGCGCTGTCGGCGGCCGGCGTGCGGGTGCTGGTGATCGACCGCGACGGGCCGGCCGGCGGGACGACCGCGGCCGGTGAGGGCAACGTGCTGGTCTCCGACAAGGCGCCCGGACCGGAGCTCCAGCTCGCGGTTGCGTCGCGCGCGGAGTGGGACGTGGTGCGTGACCGCCTGCCCGAGCCGGTCGCGGACATCGAGTGGGAGTCCAAGGGCGGCGTCGTCGTGGCGACCGGCGACCCCGAGCCGCTGACTGCGTTCGCCGCCGAACAACGCACCGCCGGGGTGGTGGCGCGCGTGATCACACCGGCCGAGGCGTTCGAGCTGGAGCCGCTGCTGACCCCGCGCGTCACGGTCGGCGTGCACTACCCGGACGACGCGCAGGTACAGCCGGTGCTGGCGGCCACGGCGCTGCTCGCGGCAGTGCGTGCGCGCGGCGGCGAAGTGCGGTCGGGCGTGACCGCGTTGGGCATCCGGCAGTCCGGGGGTCGCGTCGTCGGCGTTGACACGTCCGCAGGCGATATCGCGTGCGGCGCCGTACTCAACGCGTGCGGGCCGTGGGCCGGCGCGTTCGGCGCGGCCGCCGGTACGCCGATCGAGGTGCTGCCGCGGCGCGGGATGATCCTGGTGACGGCGCCACTGCCGGAATGCGTACGGCACAAGGTGTATGACGCGGACTACGTCGGCGCGGTCGGGAGCGGCGACGCTGATCTGCAGACGTCGACCGTGGTCGAGTCGACGCGCGGCGGGACGGTGCTGATCGGGTCGAGCCGGGAGCGGATCGGCTTCGACGACACGATCCGGGTCCGGGTGCTGCGCGAGCTGGCGCGGAAGGCGATCGGGCTGTTCCCGTTCCTCGGCGATGTTCCGGTGCTGCGCGCGTACGGTGGCTTCCGACCGTATGCGCCGGATCATCTGCCGGTGATCGGGGACGACCCACGGGTGGCGGGTCTGTGGCACGCGACCGGTCACGAAGGCGCGGGCATCGGGCTCGCGCCGGCGACCGGGCGGTTGATCACCGAACAGTTCCTCGGGCTGGCGCCGCATGTCGATCCGGCGCCGTTCCGGGTCGACCGAGCGGCGGTGATCGCGGTATGA